The segment CGGCCCGTTTCAGGGCACCTCCGCGGCGACCATGTCGTAGAGCGCCTTGAGATTGGTGCCGAGGAGGCTCACCGCGCCGATGATGACCATGGCAATCAGCGCCCCCAGCAACGCGTACTCGATGGACGTCACGCCGCGCGTGTCACGTCGGAAGGTGTCGCACATGATCTTGAGACTGGACATGGTGGTCTCCTCGATGGCGTGTCGTGTCGGGTGACTAGGCTCAGGACAG is part of the Cupriavidus metallidurans CH34 genome and harbors:
- a CDS encoding Flp family type IVb pilin: MSSLKIMCDTFRRDTRGVTSIEYALLGALIAMVIIGAVSLLGTNLKALYDMVAAEVP